Proteins co-encoded in one Arachis hypogaea cultivar Tifrunner chromosome 13, arahy.Tifrunner.gnm2.J5K5, whole genome shotgun sequence genomic window:
- the LOC112792291 gene encoding uncharacterized protein, producing the protein MGNCGAKPKTKEGLEPIEEEPVMNQNELKHKEKNEDEQENNVDTINYNKLEEIPHNNASDQKSLHNLLNEKEEEAPKLEAAEAEASGVAEVVKLEVVEPKELKVIQEENPSREEAKIEA; encoded by the exons ATGGGTAACTGTGGTGCCAAGCCTAAGACTAAGGAAGGTCTTGAGCCAATTGAAGAGGAGCCCGTGATGAACCAGAATGAGCTCAAGCATAAGGAAAAGAATGAAGATGAACAAGAAAATAATGTTGATACCATTAATTATAATAAGTTAGAGGAGATACCCCACAATAATGCTTCTGATCAGAAGTCCCTTCATAACTTGCTCAATGAG AAGGAGGAGGAGGCACCAAAATTGGAGGCGGCAGAGGCGGAGGCGTCTGGCGTGGCGGAGGTGGTAAAGTTAGAGGTAGTAGAGCCCAAGGAGTTAAAGGTTATTCAAGAAGAGAATCCCAGCAGGGAAGAGGCAAAGATTGAGGCCTAG
- the LOC112792292 gene encoding cytochrome b-c1 complex subunit 6-1, mitochondrial, whose product MADDEPVDQKRYLEDSCKPKCVKPLLEYQACIKRIDGDDSGHKHCTGQYFDYWSCIDKCVAPKLFPKLK is encoded by the exons AT GGCTGACGACGAACCCGTTGATCAAAAGAGATATCTCGAAGACTCTTGCAAACCGAAGTGTGTCAAACCATTACTTGAATATCAG GCATGTATCAAGAGGATTGATGGTGATGATTCCGGTCACAAACACTGCACTGGACAATATTTTGATTACTGGTCATGTATTGATAAATGT GTTGCACCAAAGCTATTCCCCAAACTGAAGTAA
- the LOC112792293 gene encoding WAT1-related protein At1g25270, translating to MKLSSGWEMEGLKPVILMVLLQILYAALNVLYKLAIFDGMSMRVASAYRLIFASAFTLPLALFFDRNNPPRITSKVLIMECLCGFFGGSLFLNLYFAALSLLPATFMLAINNLAPAVTFVMAIIFRLEKLNLGSAAGKAKVLGTVTGITGAMVLSFFRGVEIDIWSTHIDLLHHNHPPPHAEYANKLLGLTFAIASCCSFSLWLNIQGKMNGKEYPRHHTGTALMSTMGAIQATVFALCVDRDWTQWRLGWNIRLLTVAYAGIVASGIVIIITAWCIKVRGPLFASIFNPLQLLLVAIVASLILNENLYLGSVVGGVVIVIGLYTVLWGKSKEIEEKQRMDELVSLQIMNNNKGSQVVDVDVVVDHKSEQHNNIQ from the exons ATGAAGCTTTCTAGTGGTTGGGAAATGGAAGGGTTGAAACCAGTGATACTAATGGTGTTACTACAGATATTATATGCAGCGCTGAACGTGTTGTATAAGCTCGCTATATTTGATGGAATGAGCATGAGAGTTGCTTCTGCTTACCGTCTCATCTTTGCTTCTGCCTTTACTCTCCCACTTGCTCTCTTCTTTGATAGAAATAACCCACCAAGAATTACCAGCAAGGTGCTTATTATGGAATGTCTTTGTGGATTTTTCGG CGGAAGTTTATTTCTCAACCTTTATTTTGCGGCCCTGTCTCTGTTGCCCGCGACGTTCATGTTGGCCATCAACAACCTTGCTCCGGCTGTCACCTTCGTCATGGCCATAATTTTCCG TTTGGAAAAATTGAACTTGGGATCCGCAGCGGGAAAAGCAAAGGTACTAGGAACAGTAACTGGAATTACAGGGGCAATGGTGTTAAGCTTTTTCAGAGGTGTTGAAATTGATATTTGGTCCACACACATAGATCTCTTGCATCATAATCATCCGCCACCACATGCTGAATATGCCAACAAACTCTTGGGTCTCACATTTGCCATAGCAAGCTGCTGCTCCTTTTCTCTCTGGCTCAACATTCAG GGTAAAATGAATGGTAAAGAATACCCAAGGCATCACACAGGGACAGCATTGATGTCCACAATGGGCGCAATACAAGCCACTGTTTTTGCTCTTTGTGTTGATAGGGATTGGACCCAATGGCGCCTTGGTTGGAACATAAGGCTTCTCACTGTGGCTTACGCG gGAATCGTAGCATCGGGTATAGTGATTATAATTACTGCGTGGTGCATAAAAGTGAGAGGCCCTCTATTTGCGTCTATTTTCAATCCTCTACAGCTTCTGCTTGTGGCTATTGTTGCTTCTTTGATTCTCAATGAGAATTTATATTTAGGAAG TGTGGTTGGAGGAGTGGTGATCGTGATTGGCTTGTACACGGTGCTATGGGGAAAGAGCAAAGAAATTGAAGAGAAGCAGAGGATGGATGAGTTAGTTTCATtacaaataatgaataataataaagGGTCCCAAgttgttgatgttgatgttgttgttgatCATAAAAGTGAACAACACAACAATATACAGTGA